The following are encoded together in the Roseobacter denitrificans OCh 114 genome:
- a CDS encoding VPLPA-CTERM sorting domain-containing protein, translated as MKLKLLALSAATATILTAGSAFAAVVGVQSSCGGTSALYGNTNSAITAGDLSGLTAICGDASRSNLGNIEVSDDGTPINGDNDFYSLGLGGALVIEFNPVYTGPTMVIEITNNRASSSHKEAVEILGSNDGLVFTSLGFASNQTGTNDGTRGTKSTVTFTGTYAFLGFRDVTQSTFANSQSTDGFDIDAVSVAPVPLPASALLLLAGVGGLGALRARRKG; from the coding sequence ATGAAACTGAAACTTCTGGCGCTGAGCGCCGCAACCGCAACCATTTTGACCGCCGGGTCTGCATTCGCAGCCGTTGTTGGCGTCCAATCCTCTTGTGGCGGCACGAGCGCGTTGTATGGCAACACCAATTCAGCCATCACGGCCGGCGATTTGTCCGGTCTGACGGCGATCTGCGGTGACGCGTCCCGCTCGAACCTCGGCAACATCGAGGTTTCGGACGATGGCACGCCCATCAACGGCGATAACGACTTCTATTCGCTGGGCCTCGGCGGAGCGCTGGTGATTGAGTTCAACCCGGTCTACACAGGCCCTACAATGGTGATCGAGATCACCAATAATCGCGCATCGTCCAGCCACAAGGAAGCCGTGGAAATCCTTGGATCCAACGACGGTCTGGTGTTCACCTCACTGGGGTTCGCAAGCAACCAGACTGGTACGAATGACGGCACGCGCGGTACCAAGAGCACCGTGACCTTCACCGGAACCTATGCTTTCCTTGGCTTTCGCGACGTGACGCAGAGCACATTCGCAAACTCGCAATCAACCGATGGATTTGACATAGACGCGGTTTCGGTCGCACCTGTGCCCCTGCCTGCATCTGCGCTTTTGCTGCTGGCTGGTGTCGGCGGTTTGGGTGCGTTGCGCGCACGTCGCAAAGGTTAA
- the lpdA gene encoding dihydrolipoyl dehydrogenase, with the protein MASKSFDLIVIGAGPGGYVAAIRGAQLGMSVAIVEREHLGGICLNWGCIPTKAMLRSSEVFHLMQRAKEFGLKAEKVDYDLDAVVKRSRKVAGQLSGGIGHLMKKNKVTVFMGEAKLAGKGKVSVKTDKGAEDLTAKNIVLATGARARTLPGLEADGDLVWTYKHALEPKHMPKKLLVIGSGAIGIEFASFYNTLGADTTVVEVMDRVLPVEDEEISAFAKKAFEKQGMKIMQKAMVKQLDRAKGKVTAHIEVGGKVEKHEFDTVISAVGIVGNVEGLGLEELGVKIDRSHVVTDEFCRTGIEGLYAIGDVAGAPWLAHKASHEGVMVADLIAGKHAHPVKPETIAGCTYCHPQVASVGYSEAKAKELGYTVKVGRFPFIGNGKAIALGEPEGMIKTVFDAKTGELLGAHMVGAEVTELIQGYVVGRQLETTEEDLMNTVFPHPTLSEMMHESVLDAYDRVIHM; encoded by the coding sequence ATGGCATCCAAATCCTTTGATCTTATCGTGATCGGAGCCGGTCCGGGCGGCTATGTCGCGGCGATACGCGGCGCGCAACTGGGCATGTCAGTGGCTATCGTTGAACGCGAGCATCTGGGCGGCATCTGTCTGAACTGGGGATGCATCCCGACCAAGGCGATGCTGCGGTCCTCCGAAGTGTTCCACCTGATGCAACGGGCCAAGGAATTCGGGCTCAAGGCGGAAAAGGTGGATTATGACCTCGACGCGGTTGTCAAACGCTCCCGCAAGGTGGCGGGGCAATTGTCCGGCGGCATTGGCCATCTGATGAAGAAAAACAAGGTCACCGTTTTCATGGGTGAGGCCAAACTTGCCGGTAAAGGCAAGGTGAGCGTCAAGACCGACAAGGGGGCGGAAGACCTCACTGCCAAGAACATCGTGCTCGCCACCGGCGCGCGCGCCCGCACCCTGCCGGGGCTTGAGGCGGATGGCGATCTGGTCTGGACCTACAAACACGCGCTTGAACCGAAGCACATGCCCAAAAAGCTGCTGGTCATCGGATCGGGAGCCATCGGTATCGAATTCGCCAGTTTTTACAACACTCTGGGCGCGGATACGACAGTCGTCGAAGTCATGGACCGCGTGCTGCCGGTCGAGGATGAAGAGATTTCCGCCTTTGCCAAGAAAGCCTTTGAAAAGCAGGGCATGAAGATCATGCAGAAAGCCATGGTCAAGCAATTGGACCGGGCAAAAGGCAAGGTCACCGCGCATATTGAAGTGGGCGGTAAGGTTGAAAAACATGAATTCGACACTGTCATCTCGGCGGTCGGGATCGTCGGAAATGTCGAAGGGCTGGGCCTTGAGGAATTGGGCGTCAAGATCGACCGCAGCCATGTGGTCACGGATGAATTCTGCCGCACCGGGATCGAGGGGCTCTATGCCATCGGTGATGTGGCCGGCGCGCCGTGGCTTGCGCATAAGGCCAGCCATGAAGGGGTCATGGTCGCGGATCTGATCGCGGGCAAACACGCCCATCCCGTCAAGCCGGAAACCATTGCCGGCTGCACCTATTGCCATCCGCAGGTCGCCTCCGTGGGCTACAGTGAGGCAAAGGCCAAGGAGCTGGGCTATACAGTCAAGGTCGGACGTTTCCCGTTTATCGGCAACGGCAAAGCCATCGCACTTGGCGAGCCGGAAGGCATGATCAAGACCGTCTTCGATGCCAAGACAGGCGAACTGCTCGGCGCGCATATGGTGGGTGCCGAAGTCACCGAACTGATCCAAGGCTATGTGGTCGGGCGTCAGCTGGAAACAACCGAAGAAGACCTGATGAACACCGTCTTCCCGCATCCGACGCTGTCAGAAATGATGCATGAAAGCGTGCTGGACGCGTACGATCGCGTGATACACATGTAG
- a CDS encoding DUF924 family protein, whose amino-acid sequence MTGPEEILKFWLDDVGPQKWFEASDELDAEIYDRFSPALTGASEGRFSLWLTYPSGALAYIILTDQFSRNMYRGSGKSFATDRIALAAAKSAIGKGWDLKIDEPARQFFYLPLMHSENLCDQDRCVRLICERMPEHGASNLLHARAHRAVIRQFGRFPARNAALQRPSTQAEADYVRNGGYGTTVRDLQAAKAA is encoded by the coding sequence ATGACTGGCCCTGAAGAAATTCTCAAGTTCTGGCTGGACGATGTGGGTCCGCAGAAATGGTTCGAAGCGTCTGATGAACTGGATGCTGAAATATATGATCGGTTCTCACCGGCCCTGACGGGGGCGAGTGAAGGGCGGTTTTCGCTCTGGCTGACATACCCATCCGGCGCGCTGGCCTACATCATTCTGACAGATCAGTTTTCGCGCAATATGTATCGCGGGTCGGGCAAGTCATTTGCGACCGACCGCATCGCACTTGCCGCGGCGAAATCGGCCATTGGCAAGGGCTGGGACCTCAAGATTGACGAACCGGCGCGACAATTCTTTTATCTGCCGCTGATGCATTCTGAAAACCTCTGTGATCAGGACCGCTGCGTGCGCCTGATCTGTGAGCGGATGCCCGAACATGGGGCGAGCAACCTGTTGCATGCGCGCGCGCACCGCGCCGTGATCCGTCAGTTCGGTCGCTTCCCGGCACGCAATGCGGCACTGCAACGCCCCTCGACACAAGCCGAAGCGGATTACGTCAGGAATGGCGGATATGGTACGACAGTCCGGGACCTGCAAGCAGCGAAAGCCGCATAG
- a CDS encoding MFS transporter, whose product MFQVLTSAWALLLGMCLLMVGNGMQGTLLGIRGEIEGFSTLEMSIVMSAYFVGFLGGSRMAPGMIRRVGHVRVFAALASLISAVMILYPTFAEVWLWTLGRVLIGFCFSAVYVTAESWLNNAATNENRGQTLSLYMIVQTAGIVISQALLLTADPSGYVLFVIPSVLVSIAVTPILLSISPTPAFDMTKPMSLKELAGVSPLGCVGMFLLGGIFSAQFGMASVYGAKAGLSVAQISTFVAMFFVGSVLLQYPIGWISDRMDRRFLILIVAAIGAGGSALGMVLGHNFAFLLASAFIVGGMSNPLYSLLIAHTNDFLQHEDMAAASGGLIFINGLGAIAGPLITGSLMDVVGPSGFYLFTAILFVALVAYAAYRSTRRSAIAVEDTGAYVAVTPSYTSVALEYAQEYAIETEKEDDLVAKDR is encoded by the coding sequence ATGTTTCAGGTATTAACCAGCGCTTGGGCGCTTTTGTTGGGCATGTGCCTGTTGATGGTCGGCAATGGCATGCAAGGCACGCTTCTGGGTATCCGGGGCGAGATCGAAGGGTTTTCGACCCTTGAGATGTCCATCGTCATGTCCGCCTATTTCGTCGGGTTCCTGGGCGGGTCACGCATGGCACCGGGGATGATCCGGCGCGTTGGTCACGTGCGGGTCTTTGCGGCATTGGCCTCGCTTATATCCGCAGTGATGATCCTTTATCCGACCTTTGCCGAAGTGTGGCTCTGGACGCTGGGGCGTGTGTTGATCGGGTTTTGCTTTTCAGCCGTCTACGTCACGGCTGAAAGCTGGCTGAACAATGCGGCCACCAATGAAAACAGGGGCCAGACGCTGTCTCTCTACATGATCGTGCAGACTGCGGGCATCGTGATCAGCCAGGCGCTGCTCCTGACGGCGGACCCGTCGGGCTACGTGCTGTTCGTGATCCCGTCGGTACTGGTGTCGATTGCCGTGACGCCGATCTTGCTGTCGATCAGCCCGACGCCCGCCTTTGATATGACCAAACCGATGAGCCTCAAAGAACTGGCGGGCGTGTCACCTTTGGGCTGCGTGGGCATGTTCCTGCTGGGTGGTATTTTCTCGGCCCAGTTCGGCATGGCTTCGGTTTACGGGGCCAAGGCCGGGTTGTCTGTCGCCCAGATATCTACCTTCGTGGCGATGTTTTTCGTCGGCTCCGTATTGTTGCAATACCCCATCGGGTGGATTTCGGACCGGATGGACCGGCGTTTCCTGATCCTGATCGTTGCAGCCATCGGGGCGGGTGGTTCGGCGCTTGGCATGGTTCTGGGGCATAACTTCGCATTTCTGCTGGCCTCCGCCTTTATCGTGGGTGGCATGTCCAACCCGCTTTATTCGTTGCTGATCGCCCACACGAATGACTTTCTTCAGCACGAGGACATGGCCGCCGCGTCGGGTGGGTTGATTTTCATCAACGGGCTTGGCGCGATTGCGGGGCCGCTGATTACGGGCTCGCTGATGGATGTGGTGGGGCCGTCAGGTTTCTACCTCTTTACCGCGATATTGTTCGTGGCATTGGTTGCCTATGCCGCCTACCGCTCGACAAGGCGCAGCGCCATTGCCGTGGAAGACACCGGTGCCTATGTGGCCGTGACGCCAAGCTATACGTCCGTTGCGCTGGAATATGCTCAAGAATACGCCATCGAGACCGAAAAAGAAGACGATCTTGTCGCAAAAGACAGATGA
- the queA gene encoding tRNA preQ1(34) S-adenosylmethionine ribosyltransferase-isomerase QueA yields the protein MKLSDFDFDLPEDLIATRPAVPRTSARLLVAKGRQISDSIVSDLPNWLSPGDRLVLNDTRVIPARLTGARHRDTAQGPMQARIEVTLLEPDAQGNWSALIKPLKKVKIAEEIIFSDRLRATLRAVKDGQGVLQFNLEGDDFDAALNAAGAMPLPPYIATRRPADERDKSDYQTVFAQNSGAVAAPTASLHFDKALLSELAARGVLFSYVTLHVGAGTFLPVKVEDVTTHKMHAEWGQVSAAAAAEINATKQAGKRVIPVGTTALRLIETAGREGQIKAWEGDTDIFIYPGFRFNVADALMTNFHLPKSTLMMLVSALMGYDEVRAIYDHAVAEKYRFFSYGDASLLIPQRD from the coding sequence ATGAAGCTCAGTGATTTTGATTTCGACCTGCCCGAAGACCTGATTGCGACCCGCCCCGCCGTGCCGCGCACCTCTGCGCGCCTGCTTGTGGCGAAAGGGCGGCAGATCAGCGATTCGATCGTTTCCGACCTGCCAAACTGGCTGTCTCCGGGCGACCGGCTGGTGTTGAATGACACGCGGGTGATCCCGGCGCGACTGACCGGTGCGCGGCACCGCGACACCGCACAGGGACCGATGCAGGCCCGCATTGAGGTCACATTGCTTGAACCGGATGCGCAGGGCAATTGGTCCGCACTGATCAAGCCGCTCAAGAAGGTGAAAATCGCAGAGGAGATCATCTTTTCCGACCGGTTGCGCGCGACCCTTCGCGCAGTCAAAGACGGGCAGGGTGTGTTGCAGTTCAACCTTGAAGGCGATGATTTCGACGCAGCGCTCAACGCCGCCGGTGCCATGCCGCTGCCACCCTATATCGCCACACGTCGTCCGGCGGATGAGCGGGACAAATCGGATTACCAGACCGTATTCGCCCAAAACAGTGGGGCCGTGGCTGCGCCGACGGCCTCGCTGCATTTTGACAAAGCGCTTCTGTCCGAACTGGCGGCGCGCGGGGTGCTGTTCAGCTATGTGACCCTGCACGTGGGGGCGGGCACATTCCTGCCGGTGAAGGTCGAGGATGTGACAACCCACAAGATGCACGCGGAATGGGGGCAGGTGAGTGCTGCGGCTGCGGCAGAGATCAACGCGACGAAACAGGCCGGCAAACGGGTGATCCCGGTGGGCACCACGGCGCTGCGTTTGATTGAAACCGCCGGGCGCGAGGGTCAGATCAAGGCCTGGGAAGGCGATACCGATATCTTCATCTACCCCGGCTTCCGCTTCAACGTCGCGGATGCCCTGATGACGAATTTCCATCTGCCCAAATCCACCCTCATGATGCTGGTCTCTGCGCTGATGGGATATGACGAGGTGCGTGCGATCTACGATCACGCGGTCGCCGAAAAATACCGGTTTTTTTCCTACGGCGACGCGTCACTTTTAATCCCGCAGCGCGACTGA
- a CDS encoding DUF3971 domain-containing protein gives MRRARRRKRTLIWTGVIFALLLVGASVSALWLQGRELLAPPWLRDRIEAQLGQAVPDVDISFGEVVVVIDDDWRPRFSVRDVHLADAQGAEIVSFSDVSGALSLSALMERRLSLGTLFVNGVFVTLHRSPDGPLSLSTTANAEVVSMQAPTLVELVSELDKLLLRPVLRDLSLFEMRAITLRYEDARADRAWTVDGGTMRLRRAGDALGINVDLAVLGGGADVATLSADYTGTIGAAQASFGLALENIDAGDVASQGAAVSWLSVLQAPISATLRGSTQEDGALAPLNVALQIGAGVIQPTPQAQPIPIDGARSYFSYLPQEQMLRFDAFGIDSKWGRGSLEGQAVLESVENGRIGSLVGQFRLSELLVNPAGFYDAPVRIEATELDFRLKLAPFSLTLGRLDIRDQGNNLSARGELSAGEQGWDVSVDANLDALSSERLLTLWPEAVVPKTRNWISENIKTAHISDAVASLRITQGGAPETYLGFDFHDADFTFIDEMPPITGGTGHASLFKNRFAIAIDEGAVTAPQGGRVEVAGSSFIVPDVKAKPDPPGVVRLNGQSSVTAALSLLDQPPLEVMQKADVPVDVADGQLDFAGTLSLPLKKGTKVDDVEFDVSGVVTQARSDRLLKDRRLAADTLGLTASEAGIEVAGRGTIDDVPVDVVWSQAIGTPDQPTPGRVEGRARIDRAALETFGIDLPGDMVRGSGTADIAIDLLKGTPPQFSLTSDLVGLDMALPPLGWSKPASTAGTLAVDMTLGEAPKVDRILLEAPGLFAEGDVTLTPQQQLERMRLREVRLGNWLNAPVDIVGRGADLPPGIVLRGGTVDLRRADLPSGLEPRANSGPLTVTLDRLTVSDTIAITDMRGAFQTSGGLAGNFDGQINGAARVVGQVSPQNGRPALQLSAQDAGRALAASGLVQQVRGGALQLSLVPVGTGGAFDGKLSVQNITVRDAPTMAALLNSISIVGLINELNGDGIYFSDVNADFRLAPSQITVREASATGASIGLSMDGVFEPASGRLNMEGVISPVYMLNAIGSVLTRPGEGLFGFNYSITGTAQSPEVFVNPLTALAPGMLRNLFRGSRAKAPLEAGEPVPVPEPRRTPVVTRGEDR, from the coding sequence ATGCGGCGGGCGCGACGTCGCAAGCGGACTCTGATTTGGACAGGTGTCATTTTCGCACTGCTCCTTGTCGGGGCCTCTGTCAGTGCGCTTTGGCTGCAGGGGCGCGAGTTGCTGGCGCCGCCGTGGCTGCGCGACAGGATCGAGGCGCAACTGGGCCAGGCGGTCCCGGATGTTGACATTTCCTTCGGCGAGGTGGTCGTTGTGATTGACGACGACTGGCGGCCCCGGTTTTCGGTGCGTGATGTGCATCTGGCCGATGCGCAGGGCGCGGAAATCGTCAGCTTTTCGGATGTGAGCGGCGCGCTCAGCCTGTCGGCCCTGATGGAGCGCCGGCTCAGCCTCGGAACTTTGTTTGTGAACGGAGTTTTCGTCACGCTGCACCGGTCGCCGGACGGCCCCTTGTCGCTGTCCACAACCGCGAACGCGGAAGTCGTCAGCATGCAGGCGCCCACGCTGGTCGAGTTGGTCAGCGAGTTGGACAAATTGCTGCTGCGCCCGGTTTTGCGGGATCTGTCGCTGTTTGAGATGCGCGCGATTACCCTGCGCTATGAGGATGCGCGTGCCGACCGTGCCTGGACGGTCGACGGGGGTACGATGCGCCTGCGCCGCGCGGGCGATGCACTGGGCATAAACGTGGATCTTGCGGTTCTGGGCGGTGGTGCGGATGTGGCCACGCTTTCGGCGGATTATACCGGCACAATTGGCGCGGCGCAGGCCAGTTTCGGTCTGGCGCTTGAAAACATAGATGCCGGTGACGTGGCCTCGCAGGGGGCCGCCGTTTCATGGCTCAGTGTTCTGCAAGCGCCCATCTCCGCAACCCTGCGCGGGTCCACGCAGGAGGATGGCGCGCTGGCGCCGCTCAATGTCGCGCTCCAGATCGGGGCGGGCGTGATCCAGCCCACGCCACAGGCACAACCCATCCCGATTGACGGGGCGCGCAGCTATTTCAGCTATCTGCCGCAGGAACAGATGCTGCGTTTTGATGCCTTTGGCATTGACAGCAAATGGGGCCGGGGCAGTCTTGAAGGGCAGGCGGTTCTTGAATCGGTTGAAAACGGACGCATCGGGTCGCTTGTCGGGCAGTTTCGCCTGTCGGAATTGCTGGTCAATCCGGCGGGGTTTTACGATGCGCCGGTGCGGATTGAAGCCACCGAGCTTGACTTTCGCCTCAAGCTCGCGCCATTTTCGTTGACGCTGGGCCGGTTGGATATCCGTGATCAGGGCAACAACCTGTCGGCGCGCGGTGAACTCTCGGCCGGGGAGCAGGGCTGGGATGTGTCGGTGGATGCCAATCTGGACGCGCTGTCCTCCGAGCGGCTCCTGACGCTTTGGCCGGAAGCGGTGGTGCCCAAGACGCGCAACTGGATCAGCGAAAACATCAAGACGGCGCATATCAGTGACGCAGTCGCATCGCTCCGGATTACCCAAGGGGGCGCGCCTGAAACCTATCTCGGGTTTGATTTTCACGATGCGGATTTCACCTTCATCGACGAGATGCCACCGATCACAGGTGGCACAGGCCATGCATCGCTTTTCAAAAACCGCTTTGCCATTGCCATTGATGAGGGTGCCGTGACCGCCCCGCAGGGGGGGCGGGTCGAGGTCGCAGGGTCCTCGTTCATCGTTCCGGACGTCAAGGCCAAACCCGACCCACCCGGTGTCGTGCGCCTGAACGGGCAGTCCAGCGTGACCGCGGCCCTGTCGTTGTTGGACCAGCCGCCGCTGGAGGTGATGCAAAAGGCGGATGTGCCCGTGGATGTGGCCGACGGGCAGTTAGATTTCGCGGGCACGCTGTCCTTGCCGCTCAAGAAGGGCACGAAAGTCGATGATGTGGAATTTGACGTCTCTGGTGTCGTGACGCAGGCGCGCAGCGACAGGCTGTTGAAAGACCGCAGGTTGGCGGCGGACACCCTTGGACTGACCGCCTCCGAGGCAGGGATCGAGGTGGCAGGCAGGGGCACCATCGACGACGTCCCCGTGGATGTCGTCTGGAGCCAGGCCATCGGCACACCGGATCAGCCAACACCGGGCCGCGTGGAAGGGCGTGCCCGGATCGACCGTGCTGCACTGGAAACCTTTGGCATTGATCTGCCCGGCGACATGGTGCGCGGCAGCGGCACAGCGGACATCGCGATTGATTTGCTGAAAGGGACACCGCCGCAGTTTTCCCTGACATCTGATCTGGTTGGCCTCGATATGGCGCTGCCACCTCTGGGCTGGTCCAAACCGGCGTCCACTGCGGGAACCCTCGCGGTCGATATGACCTTGGGTGAAGCGCCAAAGGTGGATCGGATTTTGCTGGAGGCCCCCGGTCTCTTTGCCGAGGGCGATGTTACCCTGACACCGCAGCAACAGTTGGAGCGGATGCGCTTGCGCGAGGTGCGCCTTGGCAACTGGCTCAACGCACCGGTGGATATCGTCGGGCGGGGCGCGGATCTGCCGCCGGGTATCGTGCTGCGCGGGGGCACTGTCGATCTGCGGCGGGCGGATTTGCCATCCGGGCTGGAGCCGCGCGCAAACAGCGGGCCGCTCACGGTGACGCTGGACAGGCTGACCGTCAGCGACACGATTGCCATCACCGACATGCGCGGCGCGTTTCAGACATCGGGCGGGCTGGCGGGCAATTTCGACGGGCAGATAAACGGGGCTGCACGCGTTGTCGGGCAGGTGTCGCCGCAAAACGGCCGCCCCGCGCTGCAACTGAGCGCGCAGGATGCCGGGCGCGCCCTTGCAGCCTCGGGGCTGGTCCAGCAGGTACGCGGTGGCGCATTGCAGCTGTCATTGGTGCCGGTGGGCACGGGCGGGGCGTTTGATGGAAAGCTGAGCGTGCAGAACATCACCGTCAGGGATGCACCAACCATGGCCGCGCTGCTCAATTCGATCAGCATCGTGGGGCTGATCAACGAGTTGAACGGCGATGGCATTTACTTTTCGGATGTGAACGCTGACTTCCGGCTTGCCCCGTCACAAATCACGGTGCGCGAGGCCAGTGCGACCGGGGCCTCGATCGGCCTTTCCATGGACGGAGTGTTCGAGCCGGCCTCGGGCCGTCTGAACATGGAGGGGGTGATCTCTCCCGTCTATATGCTCAACGCCATCGGCAGCGTGTTGACCCGTCCCGGCGAAGGGCTCTTTGGGTTCAACTATTCGATCACGGGCACGGCACAGTCACCGGAAGTCTTCGTCAATCCGCTGACGGCGCTGGCCCCCGGCATGTTGCGCAACCTGTTTCGCGGATCCCGCGCCAAGGCACCGCTGGAGGCGGGCGAACCCGTACCGGTGCCTGAACCGCGCCGCACCCCGGTTGTGACGCGGGGCGAAGACCGCTAA
- a CDS encoding peroxiredoxin, producing MPEISEKAPDFTLPSTGGTDVTLSALAGAPVVLFFYPRDDTPGCTKESIGFSENREAFAAAGARVFGISKDSIASHEKFAKKRELDIPLLSDEHGTTCEDYGVWKEKNMYGKKYMGIERTTFLIAADGTIAKIWNKVKVPGHVEAVLEEVRAL from the coding sequence ATGCCAGAAATATCCGAAAAAGCGCCTGATTTTACCCTACCAAGCACAGGCGGCACCGACGTCACGCTGAGCGCCCTCGCCGGCGCGCCGGTGGTGCTGTTTTTCTACCCGCGCGATGACACGCCCGGATGCACCAAGGAAAGCATTGGTTTTTCGGAAAACCGCGAGGCCTTTGCCGCGGCGGGCGCGCGCGTCTTTGGCATTTCAAAGGACAGCATCGCCAGCCATGAAAAATTCGCCAAGAAACGCGAATTGGACATCCCGCTGTTGTCCGATGAACATGGCACCACCTGCGAAGACTATGGCGTGTGGAAAGAAAAGAACATGTATGGCAAGAAATACATGGGCATTGAACGCACGACCTTTCTGATTGCGGCGGACGGCACGATTGCCAAGATCTGGAACAAGGTCAAAGTCCCCGGACATGTCGAGGCCGTTCTTGAGGAAGTGCGCGCCCTGTGA
- a CDS encoding ferritin-like domain-containing protein: MIPLAQMAEAVLRTADGRAKTALSREYASAWQAAREAGETPDIGRADPPMHPARPPSPQLLNPRDVPHRKPGSPEGRVALLHAVAHIELNAVDLHWDIIARFAHVKMPMGFYDDWVKAADEESKHFNLMCDCLEEFGSHYGALPAHAGMWRAAEDTVYDFMGRLAVVPMVLEARGLDVTPGMIEVFRRAKATSAVEALELIYSEEVAHVAYGSKWFHFLCGRNDEDPKERFHALVRKYFHGPLKPPFNEEKRAEAGIPPDFYWPLTAKA, encoded by the coding sequence GTGATCCCTCTGGCCCAGATGGCAGAGGCGGTTTTGCGCACGGCGGATGGGCGCGCAAAGACGGCCCTGTCGCGCGAATACGCCAGCGCATGGCAAGCCGCGCGCGAAGCCGGGGAGACACCGGACATTGGCCGCGCAGATCCGCCAATGCACCCGGCGCGACCGCCAAGCCCGCAGTTGCTCAATCCGCGCGACGTGCCGCACCGCAAACCCGGCTCGCCCGAAGGGCGCGTCGCGCTGCTGCATGCGGTGGCCCATATCGAACTCAATGCGGTCGATCTGCACTGGGATATCATCGCGCGTTTTGCGCATGTGAAAATGCCGATGGGATTTTATGACGATTGGGTCAAGGCGGCGGATGAGGAATCCAAGCATTTCAACCTGATGTGCGACTGCCTTGAAGAGTTCGGCAGCCATTATGGCGCCTTGCCCGCGCATGCCGGGATGTGGCGGGCGGCCGAGGACACGGTGTATGATTTCATGGGCCGCCTTGCGGTCGTGCCCATGGTGCTTGAGGCGCGCGGCCTGGATGTCACCCCGGGGATGATCGAGGTGTTTCGCCGTGCCAAGGCCACCAGCGCCGTCGAGGCGCTGGAGTTGATTTACAGCGAGGAAGTCGCCCATGTCGCCTATGGGTCAAAATGGTTTCATTTTCTGTGCGGGCGCAACGATGAAGACCCCAAGGAACGGTTCCACGCGCTGGTGCGCAAATATTTCCACGGCCCCCTGAAACCGCCCTTCAACGAAGAGAAACGTGCCGAGGCCGGGATACCGCCGGACTTCTATTGGCCACTCACAGCCAAGGCCTAG